The Streptomyces sp. ALI-76-A nucleotide sequence GCAGCCGCTTGATGCGGCCGCGGGCCGCCAGACGGTTGTAGAGGCCCTTGTCGGGGCGCACGTCGGCGTACTGGAGGTCGACCAGGTGCAGCCGCGCCGCGTCCCAGTCCAGGTCGTCACGGCGCCGGTAGCCCTCCATGAGCTCCCGCTTGGCGACCCAGTCCAGCTCGCCGGCCAGGCTCATCGGGTCGTGCTCCAGGCGGTTGAGGGTGTCCTCCCAGCGGGCCAGGACGTCCTTGGTCTGGTCGTCGGCGTCCGCGCCGTACCGCTCCTCGACGTACTTGCGCGACAGCTCGAAGTACTCCATCTGCAACTGGACCGCGGTCAGCGTCCGGCCGCTGCGGAGCGTGACCAGGCGCTTGAGCGTCGGGTCGTGGGAGACCTGGTGGAGCGTACGCACGGGCTGGTCGACAGCCAGGTCGACGGCGATGAAGCCGTCCTCGATCATGGACAGGACCAGCGCCGTCGTGCCCAGTTTCAGGTAGGTCGAGATCTCCGAGAGGTTCGCGTCGCCGATGATCACGTGCAGGCGGCGGTACTTCTCGGCGTCGGCGTGCGGTTCGTCGCGGGTGTTGATGATGGGGCGCTTGAGGGTGGTCTCGAGGCCGACCTCCACCTCGAAGTAGTCCGCGCGCTGGCTGAGCTGGAACCCGTGCTCGTGCCCGTCCTGGCCGATGCCGACGCGGCCCGCTCCGGCGAAGACCTGGCGGGACACGAAGAACGGCGTGAGGTGGCGCACGATGTCCGAGAAGGGGGTCTCCCGCTTCATCAGGTAGTTCTCGTGCGTGCCGTAGGACGCGCCCTTGTTGTCGGTGTTGTTCTTGTACAGGTGGATCGGCTGCGCGCCGGGCAGCTGGGCGGCCCGTTCCGCCGCCTCCGCCATGATCCGCTCGCCGGCCTTGTCCCAGAGGACGGCGTCGCGCGGGTTGGTCACCTCGGGGGCGCTGTATTCGGGGTGTGCGTGGTCGACGTAGAGCCGCGCGCCGTTGGTGAGGATCACGTTGGCGAGGCCGATGTCCTCATCGGTGAGCTGGCTGGAGTCGGCGACCTCGCGGGCGAGGTCGAAGCCCCGCGCGTCCCGCAGCGGATTCTCCTCCTCGAAGTCCCAGCGGGCCCGGCGGGCCCGGTGCATCGCCGCCGCGTAGGCGTTGACGATCTGGGACGAGGTGAGCATGGCATTGGCGTTCGGGTGGCCGGGGACGGAGATCCCGTACTCCGTCTCGATGCCCATTACTCGCCGTACGGTCATGCGGCCCTCCTTGCCCGGCGGCGCCCTCGGTCGGGGGCACCGCTCAAGTACCGCTGGCGCTCCGGTGCGTGTGCGGTGCCCGTCCCCGCACTCCGCGACTCGGCGGTACCGAAGAGCCTAGAACGCCTCTGCGCTGGTGGGGAGATCATTTGCGTCATTGCCTTGCTCCAGCAGTGTCCCGAAAAACAGTCGGCTGCGGGTACCCGGTGAGGGCACCCGCAGCCGCCCTGCCTTTTACAGGTACTGACCGGTGTTCGCCACCGTGTCGATGGAGCGTCCGGTGTCCGCGCCCTGCTTTCCGGTGATGAGCGTACGGATGTAGACGATCCGTTCGCCCTTCTTGCCGGAGATCCGGGCCCAGTCGTCCGGGTTGGTGGTGTTCGGCAGGTCCTCGTTCTCCTTGAACTCGTCCACGCAGGCCTGGAGGAGGTGGGAGACGCGAAGGCCCTTCTGGCTGTGCTCCAGGAAGTCCTTGATCGCCATCTTCTTGGCGCGGCCCACGATGTTCTCGATCATGGCACCGGAGTTGAAGTCCTTGAAGTAAAGGACCTCCTTGTCGCCATTGGCGTAGGTGACCTCCAGGAAGCGGTTCTCCTCGGATTCGGCGTACATGTGTTCCACGGCCGTCTGGATCATGCTCTGGACGGTGGTGGTCCGGCTGCCGCCGTGCTCGCCGAGGTCGTCGGAGTGCAGCGGGAGGCGCTCGGTCAGGTACTTGCCGAAGATGTCCTTGGCCGCTTCGGCGTCCGGACGCTCGATCTTGATCTTCACGTCGAGCCGGCCGGGCCGCAGGATGGCGGGGTCGATCATGTCCTCACGGTTGGAGGCACCGATCACGACCACGTTCTGCAGGCCCTCCACGCCGTCGATCTCGGCGAGCAGCTGCGGGACGATCGTGTTCTCGACGTCCGAGCTGACACCCGAGCCTCGGGTGCGGAAGAGGGACTCCATCTCGTCGAAGAAGACGATGACGGGGGTGCCCTCGCTGGCCTTCTCCCGAGCACGCTGGAAGACGAGGCGGATCTGCCGCTCGGTCTCACCGACGTACTTGTTCAGGAGCTCGGGGCCCTTGATGTTGAGGAAGAAGCTCTTGCCGGTGGCCTGGCCGGTGACCTCGGCGACCTTCTTGGCCAGCGAGTTGGCGACGGCCTTGGCGATGAGCGTCTTGCCGCATCCGGGCGGTCCGTACAGGAGGACGCCCTTGGGCGGGCGCAGTTCGTGCTCCTTGAACAGGTCCGGATACAGGTACGGGAGCTCGACGGCGTCGCGGATGGCCTCGATCTGACCCCCCAGTCCGCCGATCTGCTCGTAGCCGATGTCCGGGACCTCTTCGAGGACGAGTTCCTCGACCTCGCTCTTGGGAACGACCTCGTAGACATAGCCGGAGCGGGGTTCGAGCAGCAGGGCGTCGCCGGGACGGATGGTGATGTCCAGCAGTGGCTCGGCGAGCCGTACCACCCGTTCCTCGTCGGTGTGCCCCACCACAAGGGCGCGCTCGCCGTCCTCGAGGATCTCCTTGAGGGTGACGATGTCGCCGACGCTCTCGTACTCCATGGCCTCGACCACGTTGAGAGCTTCGTTCAGCATGACTTCCTGGCCGCGCCGGAGCCCTTCGAGCTCCACGCTCGGGCTGACGTTCACCCGCAGCTTGCGGCCGCCGGTGAAGATGTCCGCCGTGCCGTCCTCGTTCGCCGTGAGGAAGACACCGAAGCCGGCCGGCGGCTGTGCGAGCCGGTCGACCTCCTCCTTGAGGGCCACGATCTGGTCGCGGGCCTCACGGAGTGTGTTGGCGAGTCGCTCGTTCTGGGCGGACACGCCGGCCAGATTGGTCTGCAGCTCGACGATCCGCTCTTCGAGAATCCTCGTGTGTCGCGGAGAGTCGGCGAGCTTGCGTCGCAGGACGGCGATCTCCTGCTCAAGGTAGGCAATCTGCCCGGCGGGGTCGTCGGACCCTCGTCCCGGGCGGATGCCGCGGTTCATGTCGTCGTCGTGGGCTGCCACGGTCCTCACCTCCTCCAAGGGGAGCTGGACGCTTCCAGACCCTACCTGGGTGGGTGTCGATTGAAACCCCTAGATCAAAAGACTGTCGAGGTGTGTCCGATCTTCACCCTTGCGCTCTCCCTCACGCCAGGGGAATACCCACCGAACATGATTGGGAAGCCGTCGGAGGTAGGGTCGAAGTGTTCAACACCCGCCGGAGCTGGCCGGATTCCCGGTCGCTCGGCGCATAAACGGCAGGAGAGATGAGCGTGCAGCAGGAGGCCGGGGCCGACCGCGAGGCGCTGGAGGTCTGGATCGACCAGGATCTCTGTACCGGTGACGGCATCTGCGCCCAGTACGCGCCAGAGGTGTTCGAGCTGGACATCGACGGACTGGCGTACGTCAAGGGCGCGGACGACGCGCTTCTGCAGGACAAGGGCGCCACAACGCCCGTACCGCTTCCGCTTCTCACGGATGTGGTCGACTCCGCGAAGGAGTGTCCGGGGGACTGCATCCACGTGCGTCGCGTTTCGGACAGAGTCGAGGTCTACGGGCCGGACGCGGAGTGACCGCACCGGCACCTGGCGTCATTCCTGTCTGATTGCTCACATCCCTGGTGAGGCCGCTCGGACGGTGCCTTCGGACGGCCCGCTCTCCGGTCCGCTCACACGGTCTGCGAGCCGGCGGGGGTCGAACGCACGAACGCGCCGTCCTTCCATCGCCAGGTCGCGCCGTCCTTGACGTCCGGGCAGCAACTGGGCACGGCGGAGGTCGAGTAGCCGAGGAGCGTGGCGGACACCGCTCCGTCGCGCAGGGCGAAGTCGGTCACGGTGCGGCGGTCCTTGGGGTCGACCAGCGTCGCGACCACGCGGGGCCTGCCGGTGTCCGCGGCCGCGGTGAGGACGTACACGCCGTCCGGCGGGGTGCCCATCGGGGCGTCGCAGTGCACCACGGCGACTGTTTCCGGCCAGCCGTCGCCGTCGAGGTCCCCGGACGCCTGCTTCAGCACCAGTTCCTTCACCGGACCGCATGCGATCGGGAAGTCGACGCCCGCGGGATCGGGGGGCGTGGTGACGGCGGGAGCGGATTTCGTCCGCGGGCCGGCCGCCTGGGCCGCCGTCGCCGGGTTCGGTTGCAGGACCGAGGACAGGGCCACCACGGCCGCGACCGCCGTCGCGGTGGCGAGCCAGTGGATCGGACGGGTGTGGGTGTGTGCCAGTTCCGGGACGGCGGATTCCTGCACTAGGAGCGTCTCCTGAGGGCTGTGCCGGTGGGGTGGCCTGCATGGTGCCACACGTCACAGTCGGGAGGAAACGGCGGGGGCGCAGTTCCACCCGGCTGAGCTCGCACGGCCTGGTACGGCGTCAACAGGCGTACGCCGTGGCCGGTTTCCCGGGTGTGCGCGGGAAACCGGCCACGGCGTCGGTACGTTGTCGCGGCACCGGGTCGTCTCAGCGGCCGGCGCCGCCGCCGTCGGCGTTGGGGCCGGAGTAGTCCTCGCCGTAGGCGCCCTTGGCGGGGCGGCGGCGGCGCATGGGAGGCTCGACGCCGTCGGCGAGGCGGCGGGCGGTGAGCAGGAAGCCGGTGTGGCCGATCATCCGGTGGTCCGGGCGGACGGCCAGGCCCTCGACGTGCCAGTTGCGGATCATCGACTCCCAGGAGGTCGGCTCGTTGAAGGAGCCGATCTCGCGGATGGACTCGACGGTCCGGGCGAGCTGCGTGGTGGTCGCCACGTAGCAGCACAGGATGCCGCCGGGCACCAGGGCCTTGGAGACGGCCTCCAGGCACTCCCAGGGGGCGAGCATGTCGAGGATGACGCGGTCGACGTCCGTGTCGGACAGGTTGTCCTGGAGGTCCCCCACGGTGAGCTGCCAGGCGGGGTGCGGTCCGCCGAAGTAGCGCTCCACGTTCTGCCGGGCGATGTCCGCGAAGTCGTCGCGGCGCTCGTAGCTGTGCAGCATGCCCTGGTCGCCGATGGCGCGCAGCAGGAAGCTGCTGAGCGAGCCGGAGCCGACGCCCGCCTCCACGACGCGCGCGCCGGGGAAGATGTCGGCGAA carries:
- a CDS encoding ferredoxin gives rise to the protein MSVQQEAGADREALEVWIDQDLCTGDGICAQYAPEVFELDIDGLAYVKGADDALLQDKGATTPVPLPLLTDVVDSAKECPGDCIHVRRVSDRVEVYGPDAE
- the arc gene encoding proteasome ATPase gives rise to the protein MAAHDDDMNRGIRPGRGSDDPAGQIAYLEQEIAVLRRKLADSPRHTRILEERIVELQTNLAGVSAQNERLANTLREARDQIVALKEEVDRLAQPPAGFGVFLTANEDGTADIFTGGRKLRVNVSPSVELEGLRRGQEVMLNEALNVVEAMEYESVGDIVTLKEILEDGERALVVGHTDEERVVRLAEPLLDITIRPGDALLLEPRSGYVYEVVPKSEVEELVLEEVPDIGYEQIGGLGGQIEAIRDAVELPYLYPDLFKEHELRPPKGVLLYGPPGCGKTLIAKAVANSLAKKVAEVTGQATGKSFFLNIKGPELLNKYVGETERQIRLVFQRAREKASEGTPVIVFFDEMESLFRTRGSGVSSDVENTIVPQLLAEIDGVEGLQNVVVIGASNREDMIDPAILRPGRLDVKIKIERPDAEAAKDIFGKYLTERLPLHSDDLGEHGGSRTTTVQSMIQTAVEHMYAESEENRFLEVTYANGDKEVLYFKDFNSGAMIENIVGRAKKMAIKDFLEHSQKGLRVSHLLQACVDEFKENEDLPNTTNPDDWARISGKKGERIVYIRTLITGKQGADTGRSIDTVANTGQYL
- a CDS encoding tRNA (adenine-N1)-methyltransferase, with translation MSEPTGAARRRGPFKVGDQVQLTDPKGRHYTFTLEAGKNFHTHKGSFPHDELIGAPEGSVVRTTGNVAYLALRPLLPDYVLSMPRGAAVVYPKDAGQILAFADIFPGARVVEAGVGSGSLSSFLLRAIGDQGMLHSYERRDDFADIARQNVERYFGGPHPAWQLTVGDLQDNLSDTDVDRVILDMLAPWECLEAVSKALVPGGILCCYVATTTQLARTVESIREIGSFNEPTSWESMIRNWHVEGLAVRPDHRMIGHTGFLLTARRLADGVEPPMRRRRPAKGAYGEDYSGPNADGGGAGR
- the dop gene encoding depupylase/deamidase Dop encodes the protein MTVRRVMGIETEYGISVPGHPNANAMLTSSQIVNAYAAAMHRARRARWDFEEENPLRDARGFDLAREVADSSQLTDEDIGLANVILTNGARLYVDHAHPEYSAPEVTNPRDAVLWDKAGERIMAEAAERAAQLPGAQPIHLYKNNTDNKGASYGTHENYLMKRETPFSDIVRHLTPFFVSRQVFAGAGRVGIGQDGHEHGFQLSQRADYFEVEVGLETTLKRPIINTRDEPHADAEKYRRLHVIIGDANLSEISTYLKLGTTALVLSMIEDGFIAVDLAVDQPVRTLHQVSHDPTLKRLVTLRSGRTLTAVQLQMEYFELSRKYVEERYGADADDQTKDVLARWEDTLNRLEHDPMSLAGELDWVAKRELMEGYRRRDDLDWDAARLHLVDLQYADVRPDKGLYNRLAARGRIKRLLDEGEVERARTKPPEDTRAYFRGRCLEQYADDVAAASWDSVIFDLPGRDSLQRVPTLEPLRGTRNHVKELLDRCRTAEDLVRVLSGN